In Paroedura picta isolate Pp20150507F chromosome 1, Ppicta_v3.0, whole genome shotgun sequence, the following are encoded in one genomic region:
- the PTP4A1 gene encoding protein tyrosine phosphatase type IVA 1 isoform X2 produces MARMNRPAPVEITYKNMRFLITHNPTNATLNKFIEELKKYGVTTVVRVCEATYDTAPVEKEGIQVLDWPFDDGAPPSIQIVDDWLNLLKVKFREEPGCCIAVHCVAGLGRAPVLVALALIECGMKYEDAVQFIRHDVELLTASSFCIWRSTGPRCVCVLKIQMVIETIVAFSKTKLLWK; encoded by the exons ATGGCCCGAATGAATCGCCCAGCTCCTGTGGAAATCACTTACAAGAATATGAGATTCCTTATCACTCACAACCCAACCAATGCAACCTTAAACAAGTTCATAGAG GAACTTAAGAAGTATGGAGTAACTACAGTAGTGAGAGTTTGTGAAGCCACTTATGACACGGCTCCAGTAGAAAAAGAAGGCATTCAGGTTTTG GACTGGCCCTTTGATGATGGAGCACCACCATCTATACAGATTGTTGATGACTGGCTTAACCTCTTGAAAGTTAAATTCCGTGAAGAGCCTGGCTGTTGCATTGCTGTACACTGTGTTGCTGGTCTTGGAAG AGCACCTGTATTAGTTGCCCTTGCACTCATTGAATGTGGAATGAAGTATGAAGATGCAGTACAGTTTATAAGGCA CGACGTGGAGCTTTTAACAGCAAGCAGCTTCTGTATTTGGAGAAGTACCGGCCCAAGATGCGTCTGCGTTTTAAAGATTCAAATGGTCATCGAAACAATTGTTGCATTCAGTAAAACCAAGCTGCTTTGGAAGTAG
- the PTP4A1 gene encoding protein tyrosine phosphatase type IVA 1 isoform X1 — MARMNRPAPVEITYKNMRFLITHNPTNATLNKFIEELKKYGVTTVVRVCEATYDTAPVEKEGIQVLDWPFDDGAPPSIQIVDDWLNLLKVKFREEPGCCIAVHCVAGLGRAPVLVALALIECGMKYEDAVQFIRQKRRGAFNSKQLLYLEKYRPKMRLRFKDSNGHRNNCCIQ; from the exons ATGGCCCGAATGAATCGCCCAGCTCCTGTGGAAATCACTTACAAGAATATGAGATTCCTTATCACTCACAACCCAACCAATGCAACCTTAAACAAGTTCATAGAG GAACTTAAGAAGTATGGAGTAACTACAGTAGTGAGAGTTTGTGAAGCCACTTATGACACGGCTCCAGTAGAAAAAGAAGGCATTCAGGTTTTG GACTGGCCCTTTGATGATGGAGCACCACCATCTATACAGATTGTTGATGACTGGCTTAACCTCTTGAAAGTTAAATTCCGTGAAGAGCCTGGCTGTTGCATTGCTGTACACTGTGTTGCTGGTCTTGGAAG AGCACCTGTATTAGTTGCCCTTGCACTCATTGAATGTGGAATGAAGTATGAAGATGCAGTACAGTTTATAAGGCA GAAGCGACGTGGAGCTTTTAACAGCAAGCAGCTTCTGTATTTGGAGAAGTACCGGCCCAAGATGCGTCTGCGTTTTAAAGATTCAAATGGTCATCGAAACAATTGTTGCATTCAGTAA
- the LOC143822554 gene encoding uncharacterized protein LOC143822554: MIRLQSSMSNHIPQFCGVLGHTFMEFLKGSGDYCQAQHGLYADK; the protein is encoded by the exons ATGATCAGGCTACAGTCTTCAATGAGTAACCATATTCCT CAGTTCTGTGGTGTTCTTGGTCACACATTTATGGAGTTTCTGAAGGGCAGTGGGGACTACTGCCAGGCACAGCACGGCCTCTATGCAGACAAGTGA